A stretch of the Pseudopipra pipra isolate bDixPip1 chromosome 11, bDixPip1.hap1, whole genome shotgun sequence genome encodes the following:
- the GMPPB gene encoding mannose-1-phosphate guanyltransferase beta, whose protein sequence is MRALILVGGFGTRLRPLTLSRPKPLVEFCNKAVLLHQLEALRQAGVSHVVLAVSYMSEALEAAMREQEQRLGIRISMSHEKEPLGTAGPLALARDLLAEDGEPFFVLNSDVICEFPFEALARFHRHHGGEGSLVVTRVEEPAKYGVVVCEADTGRICRFVEKPRVFVSNKINAGLYIFNPGILQRIQLRPTSIEKEIFPAMAQDGQLYAMELQGFWMDIGQPKDFLTGMCMYLQALRAQHPEKLHSGPGVVGNVLVDPSAKIGANCVIGPNVTIGAGVVVEDGVRIKRCTVLEGARIRSHSWLESCIVGWSCSVGQWVRMENVTVLGEDVIVNDELYLNGANVLPHKSIAESVPEPRIIM, encoded by the exons ATGCGGGCGCTGATCCTCGTGGGCGGCTTCGGGACGCGGCTACGGCCGCTGACCCTGAGCCGGCCGAAGCCACTGGTGGAGTTCTGCAACAAGGCGGTGCTGCTGCACCAGCTGGAGGCTCTCCGGCAG GCGGGCGTCAGCCATGTGGTGCTGGCGGTGAGCTACATGTCGGAGGCGCTGGAAGCCGCCATGCGGGAGCAGGAACAACGG CTCGGCATCCGCATCTCCATGTCCCACGAGAAGGAGCCGCTGGGCACAG CGGGGCCGCTGGCACTGGCACGGGACCTGCTGGCCGAGGACGGGGAGCCCTTCTTTGTCCTCAACAGCGACGTGATCTGCGAGTTCCCCTTTGAGGCGCTGGCCCGTTTCCACCGGCACCACGGCGGCGAGGGCTCGCTGGTGGTGACCCGCGTGGAGGAGCCGGCCAAGTACGGCGTGGTGGTGTGCGAGGCCGACACTGGCCGCATCTGCCGCTTCGTGGAGAAGCCGCGCGTCTTCGTGTCCAACAAGATCAACGCCGGGCTCTACATCTTTAACCCTGGCATCCTGCAGCGCATCCAG ctgcgCCCCACCTCCATCGAGAAGGAGATCTTCCCGGCCATGGCGCAGGACGGGCAGCTCTATGCCATGGAGCTGCAGG gcTTCTGGATGGACATTGGGCAGCCAAAGGACTTCCTCACGGGCATGTGCATGTACCTGCAGGCGCTGCGGGCTCAGCACCCTGAGAAGCTGCACTCAGGGCCTGGTGTTGTAGGGAACGTGCTGGTG GACCCCAGTGCCAAGATTGGGGCAAACTGTGTCATCGGCCCTAACGTGACGATCGGGGCCGGCGTGGTGGTGGAGGACGGGGTGCGCATCAAACGCTGCACCGTGCTGGAGGGGGCCCGCATCCGCTCCCACTCCTGGCTGGAGTCCTGCATCgtgggctggagctgctctgtgggCCAGTGG GTGCGCATGGAGAACGTGACCGTGCTGGGTGAGGACGTCATCGTCAACGACGAGCTCTACCTCAACGGGGCCAATGTGCTGCCACACAAATCCATCGCCGAGTCCGTGCCAGAGCCGCGCATCATCATGTAG
- the AMIGO3 gene encoding amphoterin-induced protein 3 has protein sequence MLARAKAAPGESRGDGDTLSLASHRAWLCCQAAQKLLPATMSPPVTADPLWPRVAKLLLLLQLCAPGRAPQASPQSRLCPSACICTSDLLSCSRQTLEHVPPALPSTTTTLDLSHNALTQLQDRWLAALPHLEALHISHNQIRDLSQQAFHNASYLRHLDMSSNHLHAVETHYFGALVSLEELLLYNNHIKRVDENAFAKLSGLRKVYLSWNNLTTFPFHAVQGLGIYNLRTLDLSSNCLSSIPVEVLVALPENIGNGLYLHNNPIRCTCPLYLMLQRWKQRGFSSVKDFFEEHTCKVSGNVPRSLIKVHKYSPMFENCSAGPGDAHLLPFQVMVDQPILLTCNTSLPSSATTYMWISPQHEPIKHPGNSNGSLEVFRNGSLRIAKAKPWHSGIYVGFTKSTHNFSRLCEFNVTVQYPKPGDTFNTGLTTLLGCIVTLVLVIIYLYLTPCRCLRCCKKPAPLSPPQECSAQSSILSTTPPATDGPNRRAGANKHVAFLEPIRETQNGKIRLALSEDFPDPKHPKVLQLKSDTESISSVFSDTPIVS, from the coding sequence ATGCTTGCTAGAGCCAAGGCAGCACCGGGGGAGAGCAGGGGGGACGGCGACACGCTTTCTCTCGCGTCTCATCgagcctggctgtgctgccaggcTGCACAGAAGCTCCTGCCCGCCACAATGTCCCCACCGGTGACCGCAGACCCGCTCTGGCCGCGGGTGGcgaagctgctgctgctgctccagctgtgcgCCCCCGGCCGCGCTCCCCAAGCCTCCCCGCAGTCCCGCCTCTGCCCCTCCGCCTGCATCTGCACCTCCgacctgctgagctgcagccgGCAGACGCTGGAGCATGTGcccccggcgctgccgtccACCACCACCACGCTGGACCTCAGCCACAACGCCCTCACCCAACTCCAGGACCGCTGGCTGGCCGCCCTCCCGCACCTCGAGGCCCTCCACATCAGTCACAACCAGATTCGGGACCTTTCTCAGCAGGCTTTCCACAATGCCTCCTACCTGCGGCACCTGGACATGTCCTCCAACCACCTGCACGCCGTGGAGACGCACTACTTCGGGGCGCTGGTGAGCTTGGAGGAGTTGCTGCTCTACAACAACCACATCAAGCGGGTGGATGAAAACGCCTTCGCCAAGCTGAGTGGTCTGCGGAAAGTCTACCTGAGCTGGAACAACCTGACCACCTTCCCCTTCCATGCGGTGCAGGGGCTGGGGATCTACAACCTCCGTACGCTGGACCTCTCCTCCAACTGCCTGAGCAGCATCCCTGtggaggtgctggtggctctgccCGAAAACATCGGGAACGGTTTGTACCTTCACAACAACCCCATCAGGTGCACCTGCCCGCTCTACCTGATGCTCCAGCGCTGGAAGCAGCGAGGATTCAGCTCTGTGAAGGATTTCTTCGAGGAACACACCTGCAAGGTATCTGGCAACGTGCCCCGGTCCCTGATCAAGGTCCACAAATACAGCCCCATGTTTGAGAACTGCTCGGCGGGCCCTGGAGACGCGCACCTCTTGCCCTTCCAGGTGATGGTGGACCAGCCCATCCTGCTCACCTGTAACACCAGTCTGCCATCCTCGGCCACTACCTACATGTGGATCTCCCCTCAACACGAACCCATCAAACACCCGGGGAACAGCAACGGCTCCCTGGAGGTCTTTCGCAACGGCAGCCTGAGGATCGCTAAGGCCAAGCCCTGGCACTCGGGGATCTACGTAGGCTTCACCAAGAGCACCCACAACTTCAGCAGGCTGTGTGAGTTCAATGTGACCGTCCAGTACCCCAAGCCCGGGGACACCTTCAACACTGGCCTCACGACTCTGCTGGGCTGCATCGTGACCCTGGTGCTGGTGATCATCTACCTGTACCTCACGCCGTGCCGCTGCCTGCGCTGCTGCAAGAAGCCAGCCCCGCTCAGCCCCCCGCAGGAGTGCAGTGCCCAGTCCTCCATCCTCAGCACCACCCCCCCTGCCACCGACGGGCCGAACCGCAGGGCCGGCGCCAACAAGCACGTCGCCTTCCTCGAGCCCATCAGGGAGACGCAGAACGGCAAGATCCGCCTGGCCCTCAGTGAGGACTTCCCCGACCCCAAGCACCCCAAGGTCCTGCAGCTCAAGTCAGACACAGAGTCCATCAGTTCTGTCTTTTCTGACACCCCCATTGTGTCATAg